DNA sequence from the Deltaproteobacteria bacterium genome:
CGCGCTCTTCGCCTTTGGTGGCGCGCTCGCGGCGACGGCCGTCGTGTTTGGCGCCGGTCGCGTGGGCGGGCGGGTGACACCGTACGGCGCGCTGCTGGCGGGCGTGGTGTTCAACGCCTTCGCGGCCGCGGCGATCACCTGCCTCAAGTCGCTCACCTCGCCGGAGCGGCTCGGCGCCCTGCTCTACTGGCTCGCCGGCGCGCTCACCTATCCCGGCTACGGCACGCTGCTGGCGCTCGCGCTGCTCGTGTTCGGCGCGACGGCCGCGCTGGTGCACGACGCGCACGCGCTGAATCTGCTCTCGCAAGGCGAGGAGAACGCGCTGGCGCTGGGCGTCGACGTGCCGCGCGTGCGGCGGCGGCTCTTCATGGCTGCGTCGCTCGCCGTGGCATCTGCGGTTGCACTCACCGGGCTCATTGGCTTCGTGGGCTTGCTGGTGCCGCAGCTGCTCCGGCTCTGGCTCGGGCCGGATCAGCGGTTGCTCTTGCCGGCGTCGGCGCTGGGCGGCGCGGCGTTTCTGGTGCTCGCGGATCTCGGCGTGCGGCTGCTCTTCCCCGTGCTCGGCGCCGAGGCGCCCGTCGGCGTGCTCACCGCGCTCCTCGGCGGACCTGCCTTTCTCATCCTGCTGCGGCGCCGGGGCGCTGAGCTCGCGGGCTGAGCAGCGCGAGCGCCAACGCGATCAACTCGAGCACGCCCGCGCCCGTGAACAGCGGCGCCGCGTGTCCCGCGCGATCGAACGCCGCGCCCGCAATCGGATTCGCGATCGCGCTCGCGAGCTGGAACGCCACCGCGCCAAACAGCGCCTGACCGGTGGCGCGCAGCTCGTGCGGAACTTCATCGCGAAGCGCGCGCACGACCGTGGCCCAGAAGAGCCCGAACGTCGCGCCGTGCAGCACCTGAAGGGCCACGAGGATCCGCGGATCCGACACGGATCCGACGAGCGCCCAGCGCAGCGCCGTGATCGCGAACGACGTCGCGAAGAGCGCGCGCTGGGAGAACCGTGCCTCGAGGGCCGGTGACATCCAGAGCACGGCCACCTCGGTCGCTACGCCGAGCGCGCTCGCGAGACCGATCGCGGCGTCGGGCAAACCGTGCTCGCGCGCCAGCGGCCCGAAGAAGACGTTGTACGGCGCGCAGCCCATCCAGTGCAGCGCGCACATGATCAGGATCAGCACCAGCCGCTTGTTTCGAAGAAGTCCGAGCGCGGCGCGCAGGCTGGTCGCGCGTTCCGCGAGCGGCGCCGCCGGCAACCCGAGCGACACCAGCGCCAACCCCGCCGACGCCGCCAGCAGCGCCGCAGGCACCAGCGGATCCGCGGGCCGCTCGCCGCGCATCCAGAGCCACAAGCCGAGTCCCTGCGCGGCGGCCACGTAGCCCAGCGAGCCGAAGAGCCGGGTGCGCGTGTAGCTCTCGGTGGGCTGACGGCGCGTCCACTCCACCGCGAGCCCGTCGATGAGCGGCACCAGCGCCGGCCCCGCGAGCCCGAGCGCGATCATCACGCCTGCGACGCCCCACGCTCCGCGCGCGAGTGGCAAGGTCGCGTACGCCGCGGCCACTGCGAACGCCGAGATCGCCAGCGCGCGATTCGCGGCGCGCATCCGATCCGCCGCAGCTGCCCAGAGCAGTCCCGCGGGCGCCGCGAGCAGCGGCTGAAGCATCTGCAGCAAGCCGATCTGGCGCCCGTCGAGACCCAGGCCCTGCAGGTAGAGCGAGAAGTACGGCAGCGTGACGCCCACGCCCGCGTAGTACAGAAAGTAGAAGAGCCGGAGCCGCGCGCCGGGCCCGACGAGCGGCTCCGGCGTCGCGAGGGCTGCCGGCTCGCCGCTCACGAGGCCAGCGCGGGCGCGCCGTGCGGCTCGGGCTCCGGTCCGGCGAGGGCCAGCGCCGCGGTGCGCACCAGCGAGATCCAGGTGAGATCGGCGAGCACCAGGTGCGCCAGCTGCATCCAGGTGGGCGCGAGCAGCGCGATGTTCACCACGCCGGCGCCCAGCTGGCAGAGGAGCAGAACTCCGGTGGTGTACGCGGCGTCGCGCGCGCGCGGGCCGCGGCGCGCGAGCCCCACCATCGAGGCGAAGACGAACGCCGCCACGCCCACCGCAAACAGCGGATGCAGCACGCGCAGCTTGAGCAGCACCGCCGAGCTCGCGGCGAAGTCCGCGTGCATACCCGCGCTGAGCGAGGTCGTGGGATAGAGCGTGTCGCCGAGCGCAGCGATCGCGCCCGAGATGGCCAGCAGCGGCACGCCCGCGAGGACACCGATTGCGAGCAGCCCCGTCGTGCCCTGGCCGCGCAGCTTGAGCTCGCTCACTTCGCCGCGGCTCCACATCACCAAGAGCGCCAGCGAGAAGAGCAGGTACAGCGTGAGCACCTGGTGGATCGAAATCGCCACCGCGCGCAGCGGCGAGGCGTCTTTCTCCACCAACCCGAGCTTGACCAGACCCGCGCCCGCCAGGGCCTCCAGGACCATCGCGACCATGAACATCACGCCGCCGCGCCGCGTGCCGTGCCCGCGCGGAAAGCGGGTGAACGCGAAGACGAGCAGCGCAATCGCCAGGATGGTGTCGATGCCGCTGGTGGCGCGGTGGGTGAACTCGATCGCCGTCTTCACGGTGGGTGAAGTCGGCACGACCTGGCCGTTGCAATCGGGCCAGTGGCTGCCGCAGCCCGCGCCGGATCCGGTGGCGCGAACGAGCGCGCCCCACGCGACGACCGCGAGGTTGTACACGAGCGTCCCGAACGCGAGGTTCTTGTAGCCGCGTGCAGAAATCGCGAGCGCCATGGCGGCGCATCTCTAACTCGCGTCCAGGCCGATGTCGAACCGACGCGGTCAAGCCATCTCGAGCACGATGCCAGCAAACGGAACGTCCGCGTGCGGCAGGTGCGGCATCACCCGCTGGCGCAGGAGCGCGAGGGCCTGGGCCTGGGCGGCATCGAGCAGCACCCGCAGCCGGCGACGCTCGGGCATCGACGCGCCCACCTGCGAGGCCGCCTGCTCGAGCAGCGTGCGCAGCAGGCCGAACTCCTGGAAGAGCCCAGCCGGGCCGCGCGTCATCGAGAGCCGGAGCACGCCGGTCGCGCGCCCAAACGGCGCCGCGGGCAGGTCCGACGGAGTCGCGAGCGAGCGACCGAGCTCGGCCACCAGCGGCGCCACCACGTCGTCGAGCTGGCCGAGGCTGGCGAGCGGATCCTGCGCGTTGCCGTAGAGCTCGCGGCGCCAGGCCTGGGCGATCGCCTCGGCGCGGGTGCAGAGCGCGCGCGACAGATCCAGCGCCGGCATGTCCACCGGCGGCGGCAGGTGCTCGGTGGTGCGGA
Encoded proteins:
- a CDS encoding iron ABC transporter permease; protein product: MNPSLMATEPRFSPAALARAVLALTIATALAVALGIALGERPLSLSTAFADPASLDRGILVALRLPRALLGMLVGAALAVSGAALQALLQNPLADPFVLGVSGGAALGGAAAIALGLDRLPQVLAPLADTMPAVLAAAMRGLASLSPVALFAFGGALAATAVVFGAGRVGGRVTPYGALLAGVVFNAFAAAAITCLKSLTSPERLGALLYWLAGALTYPGYGTLLALALLVFGATAALVHDAHALNLLSQGEENALALGVDVPRVRRRLFMAASLAVASAVALTGLIGFVGLLVPQLLRLWLGPDQRLLLPASALGGAAFLVLADLGVRLLFPVLGAEAPVGVLTALLGGPAFLILLRRRGAELAG
- a CDS encoding MFS transporter; amino-acid sequence: MSGEPAALATPEPLVGPGARLRLFYFLYYAGVGVTLPYFSLYLQGLGLDGRQIGLLQMLQPLLAAPAGLLWAAAADRMRAANRALAISAFAVAAAYATLPLARGAWGVAGVMIALGLAGPALVPLIDGLAVEWTRRQPTESYTRTRLFGSLGYVAAAQGLGLWLWMRGERPADPLVPAALLAASAGLALVSLGLPAAPLAERATSLRAALGLLRNKRLVLILIMCALHWMGCAPYNVFFGPLAREHGLPDAAIGLASALGVATEVAVLWMSPALEARFSQRALFATSFAITALRWALVGSVSDPRILVALQVLHGATFGLFWATVVRALRDEVPHELRATGQALFGAVAFQLASAIANPIAGAAFDRAGHAAPLFTGAGVLELIALALALLSPRAQRPGAAAG
- a CDS encoding COX15/CtaA family protein; the protein is MALAISARGYKNLAFGTLVYNLAVVAWGALVRATGSGAGCGSHWPDCNGQVVPTSPTVKTAIEFTHRATSGIDTILAIALLVFAFTRFPRGHGTRRGGVMFMVAMVLEALAGAGLVKLGLVEKDASPLRAVAISIHQVLTLYLLFSLALLVMWSRGEVSELKLRGQGTTGLLAIGVLAGVPLLAISGAIAALGDTLYPTTSLSAGMHADFAASSAVLLKLRVLHPLFAVGVAAFVFASMVGLARRGPRARDAAYTTGVLLLCQLGAGVVNIALLAPTWMQLAHLVLADLTWISLVRTAALALAGPEPEPHGAPALAS